The Nicotiana tabacum cultivar K326 chromosome 5, ASM71507v2, whole genome shotgun sequence sequence TATACAGGTTAAattcattagttatccattttctaagtgaaTAATATTTGatccatttttaaaaaattcattatgtAACCCATTTTTTTAGTGGATAGTATGGATGGATAACTGTTTTTTAAATCCATTTTGCCACCACGTGATTTTAGCAAAAACAtttagaagaattaacctaaatagcttTTCATCCAactgcttaaactaaaaataaccgagaataattcatgtataatatgaGTATAAccatgtataatctatgtatatagATGCTAGGAAAAGTAAATAGTGAATTTGATCGACTATTTGTGTAAACATCCTACAAATGTAAGTGCAGGGAAAGACACAAAACATTGAATATCCACCCTCCATATACTAAATGGTTTTCCCTTGGCAAGAGCATAATGTTGTGAAAGGAACTAGAGATTTTCCTAAGAGTGAATTTGTGCAAAAGATGGGTAACAACGCTATTACTTAACTGTACTATCAGAAGTTCTACAGGGTTTGCCATTTCTGATGTCGATCCAACAGACACAACTCTGCTACTTCCCAATGTTAAGTGCTTTTAGGCTTCCAAAAACATTTAGTAACCCTATTCACAGTTGTAAAATGCAAATATTAAACTCTTTGAACAAAGGATGCCAACGAAGATGCAGCTTCTGTACTTCGAAAACAGAACTCAGTCTTCCAATACTATAGCTGAGCAGAAACACCTTTTCCCTATTCCCCTCAAGTTGGGTGTTTGCCAACCTTGACCCTCCTTATAACATTCGATCTGCAATCATGATCGGAGAGTTAGCTAGCAGGAGCAACACGTGTACATAATGGAAACTTAGCATGACGAAAAACAATGAAATAAAAGTTTAAATTATAAACACTATTAGTGTAAGGAATTTTTACATCACCATTGTCACTTTTACCTATAGTAGCAGGTAACCTGTCTAATTTTCAAAATTACAAATCGCATATTTTAAAGTGGTTGATAGAGTAAAATATTACTTATACTAACGGCATATATAACTTAAACTTATTAAATAATGATACGCACCACGTCTACAACTTCCTCACCAGGTTGAACCCCTCCAATCACATAAATGGACTCATGTAGAACAACAGCTGCTGAATACCCTCTCGAGTGCTTCATTGGCTCCCCAACCATCCATGTTGCAAGACGGGGATCATATATCTCAGTGTTAGGCACCATTGTAGACCCATCGTACCCACCAAGTGCGTATCTGCATAGCAGTTGTGAAGCTAAAAGTAAATAACAAGATGATATTCATCCCAAATGGGAAAGGCTACAACATAAGGCATAGCACCTGGTCCCTGGTCCCAAACCCCATCCCCAAACCAGAATAAAGAGGGTGACTACAGGAGAATGCACCTCCTACTCCTTTTGGTGGCATTATAATATTAGAAATGCAATCAAAAAGCACGAAAATGATAACAACTTACAACTTCCCGTCCAACACAGCCAATGCATGGCATCCTCTGCTCGTACTCATATTCTTAATTTTTGTCCAGGAATGTTCTCTGGGATCAAATCTTTCAGCAGTCCTGTGATAACATTTGATCAGAAAGGAGTTAAGAGAAGAGAGCAGAAAATTGTAACAACAAAATAAATGCCTTTACACATGCACTTTTGCAGAATTCCTTTGACTAAAATTCGCGTAATCAGCATTACGAGACCAACAGATTGGAAAACCAAGTCTCCTCCTTGGGGAAGATATTAACAATTATAAAAGTGAttggagacatgaggtacaatgtcAAGTATCATTCAAACATACAGTTCAAAGAAGGCGCCAGAATAAGAAAAAAGGCAATTGCATAACTTACGCCAGGTAATTGCTTCCATCATATCCACCAACAGCATATAACGCACCATTGAGTTCTGCTGCAGCAAGAGAAAATCGCTGCAAATACACACTCATGGAAGATAAAGTCATGCTTCTGTAAGACAGATAACAGTAAAAGCAAGTAAATGGAAACATATATGAGAAATTActtaagaacaataatgtaaaacAAGATAAGTGAAGGTCCTGATGTTTAaactgttgaagtttggcaaaatgccaaagtcccacattggttgggagttaagtttggggggggatttttcccctataaaagaaggcctaatgtttaggattgaaacacacctctcatttgccttctcatctgtttaaggcatttgtatcttctctctttagtattatttcacttgtatttttggagtgaaataaaatattggttgtgtccgaggagtaggcaaaattagccgaacctcgtaaattctggtgttccctttattattgttttattgtcttatttattatttggtggctgtcataatttttggtatagtagttgtgacttattcacactatatacatttggcttccgcaacaattggtatcagagccaaggtactgtctaagtatgctctgtggttgcagcatagtctgatcttccacatcagaaaagatttatcttggtaactgagtcaaggttctgtctgagtatgctctgtagttgcagcttagtctgatcttctacatcagaaaggaaataatcttgatttgtgtcgtcagctattaaataatatttgtgtcaaatatgggggacaataaacaagaagaatctacatcaagtgtcaacaatacgtcatcattggcatcttcgcttatgacaagaattgtgtcaaatgcgaaatttgcggtagaaatttttgacgggtccggacattttgggatgtggcaaggcgaggttctagatgtcctttttcaacaagggctagatctggccattgaagaaaagaaaccagatgttattggagaagaagattggagaattatcaaccgtgttgcttgcggtaccattcgatcctaccttgctagagagcagaaatatccatacacaaaggaaacttctgcaagtaaattatggaaagcactggaggataaatttttgaagaaaaacagtcaaaataaattgtacatgaagaagagactgtttcacttcacctatgttcctggtaccacgatgaatgaacatatcaccagtttcaataagttggtcacagatttgcaaaatatggatacaacttatgatgatggtgacttggccttaatgttgttggcgtcacttcctgatgagtacgagcaccttgaaactactctactccatggaaatgacgaaatttctctcagagaagtttgttcagctttgtacagctatgaacaaagaaagcgagaaaaacagaagggcggagaaggagaagcactgtttgtgaggggtcgtcctcaaaatcaaacgaggacaaagaagggaagatccaagtcaagatccagacccagtaaagatgaatgtgccttttgtcgagaaaaagggcactggaagaaagactgtccgaagttgaagaataaggccaaacataacaatggaaaggctattatggattcaaatgtacctgattgtgatgattcagacttctcattagttacaacagagtcatcaacatcatcagacatatggttgatggactcggcttgtagctatcatatgtgtcccaacagggactggttcatagaatttcaagaaggagaatatggagtcatccacacagcggataacagccctcttacctcatatggcattggttcaatacgattaaggaaccatgatggaatgatcagaacattgatagatgttcgatatgtaccggatttgaagaagaatctcatctctgtgggagccctagaatcaaaagggttcaaaatcattgcagaaaatggagtgatgagagtatgctccggtgcactagtggtaatgaaggctaatcggaagaataataatatgtaccgctatcgtggcagtacagttattgggacagcgacagtaacatccagtgacgacaaagaggcagaagcaaccaagctatggcacatgcgcttgggacatgctggaggaaaatccttgaaaactctatcagatcaaggattgttaaaaggagtaaaggcttgcaacttggagttttgtgagcattgtgttaaagggaaacagacaagggttaaatttggtacagcgatccataatactaaaggcattttggattatgtacactctgatgtttggggtccttccaaaacaccttcattgggtgggaagcactattttgtaacctttgttgatgatttttcccgaagagtatgggtgtatacaatgaagagcaaagatgaagtgttgggaatttttctcaaatggaagacgatggtggagaatcagacaggcaggagaatcaagtgtattcgcacagacaatggaggtgaatacaaaaatgatcatttcaataaggtctgtgaaaatgatggcatcatccgacacttcactgttagacatacaccacaacagaatggagtggcagaacgtatgaaccggaccttgctggagaaggtacggtgtatgttgtccaatgctggcttgggcaaagaattttgggctgaggcaattacatatgcatgccacctcattaatcgtctaccatctgctgctattgatggcaaaacaccatttgaaaaatggtacggaaaacctgctgtagattataactctttgcacgtgtttggctcaactgcatattatcatgtgacagagtcaaaattggatccaagggcaaagaaggctatttttatgggaattacttctggagtcaaaggatatcgcttatggtgtcctatgacaaagaaagtaatattcagcagagatgttacctttgatgaatttgctatggtaaataaggtaacagaagataccaaacaaaatgaaggtgcttctaagcaggtggagtttgagggaaaatttatttttcctacacaagaagcagaggaggaaacaaatgaagattaccctctggaaggagagccagtagaggagattccaactcaggaatctcaacaacaacttgaatcaatagcaaccagcaggccaaaaagaacaataacgaaacctgttcgtctcatagagacggttgcttgtgcaacctcaattgtagctgatgatgttcctactacttataaagacgctgtccaaagttcagaagaagataagtggaggattgccatgaatgatgaaatacagtcccttcatcagaatcatacatggagattggccaatctcccgaagggaaagaaagcaattgggtgcaaatgggtatttgcaaagaaggaaggatttcctaaccaagtagatgttcgctacaaagcaagattggtggccaaaggatatgctcaaaaggagggaattgattacaatgaagtgttttctccagttgtaaaacattcctccattagaattatgttggctttggtagcacaattggatttggaactagttcagatggatgtaaaaactgcgtttttacatggaaacttggaggaggaaatctacatgactcagccagaaggattcaaagttgctggaaaagaaaatatggtgtgcaaacttgaaaaatcgttgtacggattgaaacaatcttctagacaatggtacaagcgatttgacgagtttatgttgcggcaagggtacaagagaagcaaatacgatcattgtgtgtatttgcacaagcttaaagatggttcttttgtatatcttctcctatatgttgatgatatgttgatagcttccaagaatttggaagaaattgataagttgaagattcaactgaagaaggagttcgagatgaaggatttgggtgaggcaaagaaaattcttggcatggagataattagagatagacgttcaaagaaactctgtttatctcaaaaggaatatttgaagagagtacttcaacgttttggcatagatgacaagactaagccagttagtactccacttgcttcccattttaagctaagtactactatgtcgccaatggatgaagctgaacgagagtatatgtcaaaggtaccatacgcaaatgttgttggtagcttgatgtatgcaatggtttgcacaaggcctgacatttcacaagctgttggagttattagcagatatatgcacaatccagggaaggagcattggcaagctgtgaagtggattctacggtatattcataatactatagatgtcgggttagtttttgagcaggaagacaatcagtctgtagttggatattgtgactcagattttgcgggtgatatggacaaacgaagatcaactactggttatgtgtttacttttgcaaaggcaccagttagttggaagtctactttgcagtcaacagttgctttgtctacaacagaggcagaatacatggctattacagatgctgtgaaagaggcaatttggcttcaaggattgctaaaggagcttggtgttgaacaaaaaggtatcacaattttttgtgatagtcaaagtgctattcaattagcgaagaaccaagtttatcatgcaaggacgaagcacattgatgttcggtatcatttcgtacgcgaaatcatagaagaaggtggagtcacggtgaagaaaattcatactacagagaatcctgctgatatgctgacaaaggtggtggctgcggtcaagtttcaacattgtttggatttgatcaacattgttgaacactgaagattgaagatgaagacacaaccaaaatttgttattgagagagaattgaaaatgtggaattttgccaaggtggagatttgttgaagtttggcaaaatgccaaagtcccacattggttgggagttaagtttggggggatttttcccctataaaagaaggcctaatgtttaggattgaaacacacctctcatttgccttctcatctgtttaaggcatttgtatcttctctctttagtattatttcacttgtatttttggagtgaaataaaatattggttgtgtccgaggagtaggcaaaattagccgaacctcgtaaattctggtgttccctttattattgttttattgtcttatttattatttggtggctgtcataatttttggtatagtagttgtgacttattcacactatatacatttagCTTCCGCAACATAAACAAGGTCAAGGCAAGGAAACAGCATACTGTCTGAGTTACCGAGCACTGACAAGAATTCACTTGCTATTGGATTAAAATCGTTGCTAATCCACCTGCATAACTTCAGTTTGCAATTTAAGTTATCCTTCCTCTCATTTTTAGGTTTTCTCactattaattaattataataagaGGCTGATAAGGCTTGACCAAGAGGCAACACATAAAGATTTCAATAAGAAAAAATGAAGCTCAAGGACAAGATGATCCCATATTGACTTCGCACAACTTTTAAGAGTGACAATAAACTCCAGAGCAATACACATCAACGTGCTAGTTGGAAATTTGACTTTAACCGAAATAAGCTTTCTCATCATTTCAAATTCGTCCATCTAAGCAAACAAGTTTCATCTTTTCATATATAGTTTGTTGtttctgaaacaaataaatactGGTACATGCAAATAAAAGGAGCAACTAAGTTAACCTTCTGCAACATGGATCTTGTAGAAATCCAACGCTCTACTAGAGGATCATACATCTCGACCTCTGAAAAGCAGTCAATCCCATTGCTACCGCCAATTGCAAAAATTTTGTCCTTCAAAGTAGCACCAGCTAAACTACCCTTTTTCTTATTCAAGGAAGGATGTAGGGTCCACTCGTTATCTGCTGGATTATATGATTCAACTATACAAAAGCAGCATAGCATCAGCATTAGCAACTTAAGATGCTAGAGAAAGTGGCACATGGGAGCAATGAGTGCTGGGGGCTAAAAACTATAAGATGTACCTGTGTCGTACCACAAGCTTCCAGTTCCGCCACCAAATACATAAAGCTCTCCACACAGTTTTGCAACTGAGGCATATGATCGAACTGAACTCATTGGCTTAAGAGACTTTAACACATCATTTGAAAGTGAGTATGACTCCAAGGTAGATAACCATGATACCCCGTCATATCCTCCGGCTAGGATGATTGACTCAGGATCCAGCAATACTTGATCAACTGGCTCAAACACTGTTTCATCAGCCAATTGACATGACGGAATTGAGGACTCAGGcatgaaatatttatattttaactgCTTAATCTCTTCTCTTGCATCGGCCTGAAATGCAAGGCAGATAACAGTCATCAGGAGTGCATTTCTAAAATGCACATCATGCATACAAGTGGTAAGTTCTTATTTACCAAAGAGGACAAGAATACAAAATTTCATCGTCAAAACGTGTAGATACAGTACAGCATGCACAATAAACACTATGAAGTGGGgaaaatactagaattccagAGGCGGGCAAAAGGTTTGTTCACCCTTAGAACATCTAGATACAGCAGAATGCACAATAAGCAACAAGAGATACTAAATTCCCTGACACAACCACAAGGTTTTCAAAATACCAgtatttttccttcttcttcttttctgatAAAGGAAACACAAGGTTTGTCTCATGTTTGACGCTAGATAATAACACTGGATCCACTTCTCAGTTTTCGTGAATACAAATATCATTTCCCCTTTGCATCCTGCAGCGCACCAAGAACCTTATTTCATTCCTTTTGGTTCATAATGTAACCTTAATTACACCATGACATCCGATTCCAAATTGTTGAATGATCAAATCCCCATTTCCCCCAAGTTATAATCTTCCAAGTCTCTTACAGCCTAAAGCTGATAATTTCTCCTCtacgacaacaacaacatacctagcGTAATCCCACAGGTGGTTCTCCTCTAAATATTCAATTTCCAGTATCTTCTTCTCACAACAATTGAAGCCCGACTTAAAGAGTTTTAAAGTAAACTAACCAGTTCTATAATTACTACTCATGTTACTTTTTGTCCTTCAGTATATTCATAGCACTAATAGAACCCATGAATCAGCCTATTAAAGCTCCACCACTATACCACCTAAAAACATTACTCCGATTATGTAAGGTATATCAACCATTCTCCTAGAAGACTGAGCCTATATCTGAATTGTTTGCACTTAGGCACAAGAATCTCATCTAATTTCACCCGACCTACATTTTTCTTACAGGGGGCTAAATTTGAAGTGCATATATTCTATCTCACTTCTACTTATCATTAAGCCTTTACTTTCACAGTTCTATCTTTTGGTCGCTAATTTagtcaattaaaataaatatcatttgaaaACAGAGTAACTTTCTCATACGAGTTACTCAAAAAGATAATTTTCTGGTGACAATATCCCTATCATCTTCTTTCAGAAATTAGGCTAGCTTTTCTTAGATGCATACATCCCAATGAATCCTGAAGACCATTGGAAGCTATTGCTTGTTCTGATTGTTTCATTTACTTCGAAAGAGGAGACAAATGTCAAAATCCTTCTGAAACtcctttattttgtttgaaaGATGACAGACTGATGACTTTTCACAGTCAAAAGTGGTAATACAAATCCTTGGGTTGCATATGGATTCCAGTGTTATATGAAAATGTGTTTTCTTACTTATGCCAACACACCTCCACCTacacccctccccctcccccaacacacacaaaaaaataaaaaataccaaacggaaaaggaaaaaaaaggagaggAAAAGATCAGATCTCTGTATTCATCCATTGTTCCAAGATATTTAACATAGTGCATGTCTTCTGCGGCCATATTCTCCAATAGAGACAAACCAAGAAGGAATGCAATTTCAGCACAGAATAGATATGGTACTATAGCTCTGAGATTGCATACCAGCTTCTGCTCCAAACTACACATCTTATGAGTTTGCGCCTCCTTAGAAGCTTTCAATTCTTCCATTCCTTGAAGCAACTGTAATCAAAATATATAGTTGAAGTGAACTAAAATTCCATCAATCAGCAGATACTACAAGAAGATGAAGTACCTGAGCTATAATATCAGGATAGACAGCCAAGTCAGACGagctttcttcattcttttcctcTCTCAGTGTCTGTGTTTTCTGAAAAGTTTCTTGCCCAATCTTTACATCATTTATAGTGGCATTCGTCACTGCATTAGTGCTTTCCTCTGCATGCCCATTTATAGAGGTCCCCGAGCATTCATGTTGAATAGCCAATTCTCTAATTTCCGTGTGTATAAGATCCTTATCATATAATTCTACTTGATTATCTAATGGTGCCTCCAGCTGCTGGTCAGCGCCATTAGGACAAAGAAAAATGTCTCCCCCACCAAAATTCCCATTTAAATCAAGTGggttgacaaaattttctttcaagTCTTGTGGCTCGGATTGACCATTTTCCTCTCTATTGTCTTTTGCCGGTAAACCTTGTATTATATTTCTCCATGTAGTTGCATTCTCCGGCATGCAGCTGCTTGGAGCAAATGCAAGAGATGAGAGCTTGGAGATCAATTTACCAGCTTGAACATGATCTAGCTCAAATAAGAAATGGTTCTGATTGTAATAGTTATCCAGAATTATAGGTTTAAACAGACTTTCTGGAAGTGGTTGGCACTGCAGACGGACACGCATCTGAACCTTCATTTATAGACAGGAAAACAGCAAACTT is a genomic window containing:
- the LOC107762580 gene encoding uncharacterized protein LOC107762580, coding for MGAGRRTQTFVFDSASSLPNQTSYTGDFRYLTKRKLGGVIFGCTNDTMKECLCKQLFGLPAKHFSYVKNIDPGLPLFLFNYSNKELHGIFEAASSGAMSINPYAWTQDGSGRTLYPAQVQMRVRLQCQPLPESLFKPIILDNYYNQNHFLFELDHVQAGKLISKLSSLAFAPSSCMPENATTWRNIIQGLPAKDNREENGQSEPQDLKENFVNPLDLNGNFGGGDIFLCPNGADQQLEAPLDNQVELYDKDLIHTEIRELAIQHECSGTSINGHAEESTNAVTNATINDVKIGQETFQKTQTLREEKNEESSSDLAVYPDIIAQLLQGMEELKASKEAQTHKMCSLEQKLADAREEIKQLKYKYFMPESSIPSCQLADETVFEPVDQVLLDPESIILAGGYDGVSWLSTLESYSLSNDVLKSLKPMSSVRSYASVAKLCGELYVFGGGTGSLWYDTVESYNPADNEWTLHPSLNKKKGSLAGATLKDKIFAIGGSNGIDCFSEVEMYDPLVERWISTRSMLQKRFSLAAAELNGALYAVGGYDGSNYLATAERFDPREHSWTKIKNMSTSRGCHALAVLDGKLYALGGYDGSTMVPNTEIYDPRLATWMVGEPMKHSRGYSAAVVLHESIYVIGGVQPGEEVVDVIECYKEGQGWQTPNLRGIGKRCFCSAIVLED